The genomic DNA CTTAGCCACTTTTTCTTCTATATCTATCTGCGTACTCAAACGAAGCTTAGCATCTTCTTTGCTGAGTCTATCTCTGCTAATAACTCTATGCAATAAAATATGCTCCGGAGCATAAATCAAAACAACTTTATCAAAATTATATGCGTTTTTTTCAAAATATAGCGGAATATCGATAAAGTACGGAAGACCTTTATCTTCCAAAAAATGTGCTTTTTCATATATAATAGATCTTATTTGCGGATGTAAAATACTCTCAAGAAGTTTCAATTTTTCTCTATCTTTAAAAACTAGAGCTCCTAACTTTTTTCTATCGACATTGCTTCCGCTAACAAACTCTTTTCCAAATTCTTTTGCTATCTTATCAGAACTCTTATCTAGCACGTCGTGAGATATTTTATCTGCATCAATCACGCTAAAACCGTACAATTTTAGCATATTTACGACTGTACTTTTGCCAGATCCGATGTTTCCGGTGATAACATATGCGTTGCGGAATTTAGAGTTTATGGGCTATTACCTCTATTTCTATTTTTACGCCTTTTGGCAGATCTTTAACGCCAACCGCACTTCTAGCCGGATATGGCTCACTAAAATACTTAGCATACACTTCATTCATAGCTGAAAAATCATTTATATCAGTTAAAAATACGGTGGCTTTAACAACATTTTTGTAACTAAGTCCAAGCTCTTCTAATATACCTCCGACATTTTTTAAGGCTTGAGTAGTTTGATCTTCTATACTGCTAGCTATTAAACCGTTGTTGGGATTTACCGGAATTTGACCTGAGCAAAATATCATATCACCAACTTCTCGATAAGCGCTGTATGGTCCGATAGCTTTTGGGTATCTCAAGGAAACATCGGTATTACCGAGTACTTCGCTTGTTTTCATCTTATATCTCCTTAAAAAATTATAGATTACATTCTATCATAAATTTATAAATTTAAAAAGACTACCTAAAAAGCATAAGAAGCTCTTTTAATAGAATGTAAGCTGAATTTAGCTAAAATCCTGCCAAAAATAAAGGTTAAACAATGATAAGTTATAAAGAAGCCGGTGTAGATATAGACGCGGGAAATAGCTTTGTAGAAGGTATAAAACCTTTTGTGAAATCAACTCTTACGCCAAATGTAATAGGAGGTATAGGATCATTTTCAGGAGCATTTCGTCTACCAAGCGGATATCAAAAACCGACTCTTTTAGCAGCTACGGATGGAGTAGGAACTAAGCTTCGCCTTGCTATAGACTCAAATAGATTAGAAACTATTGGGCAAGATCTAGTAGCTATGTGCGTAAATGACCTTATTTGTAACTTTGCTACGCCTATGTTTTTCCTAGACTACTACGCTAGCGCAAAGCTTGATGTTGATAGTGCCAAAAAAGTCGTAAAAGGTATAAGCGATGGATGTATCATTGCAAAATGCGCTCTTATAGGAGGAGAAACCGCTGAAATGCCTAGTATGTATGATGGAAAAGACTTTGATCTAGCAGGGTTTGCGGTGGGAATTGCCGAAGAAGATGAGATAGATAGAACTAAATTTGTAAAAAACGGTGATATTTTAGTAGCTCTGCCTAGCTCTGGTTTGCATTCAAACGGATATTCATTAGCTCGTGCAGTTGTATCGAAAATGGGATTAAATTTAAATGATAAATTTGAAGATAAAACTCTTATAGAAACACTTTTAGAGCCGACTCGTATCTATGTAGATGATTTTTTAAATTTAAAAGATAAAATATCTGCTCTAGCACATATAACAGGCGGCGGAATAGTCGAAAACCTACCCAGAGTATTTCCATCTGGTCTTGGCGCAAAAATAGAAAGAAGCTCAATAAAAACTCCTGAGATATTTAAACTTCTAGCTAAAAACGTATCTGTTAGCGAGATGGATAGAACATTTAATTGCGGAGTCGGAATGATCTTAGTAGTACCAAAAAATAATGTTACTAACGTGTTAGCAAACTGTAACGGATATGTTATAGGTGAAGTAACACAAGGAGATTCGGTCCGCTTAATATAAGCAAAATAGCTCAATTTA from Campylobacter fetus subsp. fetus includes the following:
- the coaE gene encoding dephospho-CoA kinase (Dephospho-CoA kinase (CoaE) performs the final step in coenzyme A biosynthesis.) encodes the protein MNSKFRNAYVITGNIGSGKSTVVNMLKLYGFSVIDADKISHDVLDKSSDKIAKEFGKEFVSGSNVDRKKLGALVFKDREKLKLLESILHPQIRSIIYEKAHFLEDKGLPYFIDIPLYFEKNAYNFDKVVLIYAPEHILLHRVISRDRLSKEDAKLRLSTQIDIEEKVAKSQFVIKNDGNLKNLNLELNNFIEKLKENYATLKI
- a CDS encoding RidA family protein, yielding MKTSEVLGNTDVSLRYPKAIGPYSAYREVGDMIFCSGQIPVNPNNGLIASSIEDQTTQALKNVGGILEELGLSYKNVVKATVFLTDINDFSAMNEVYAKYFSEPYPARSAVGVKDLPKGVKIEIEVIAHKL
- the purM gene encoding phosphoribosylformylglycinamidine cyclo-ligase, whose translation is MISYKEAGVDIDAGNSFVEGIKPFVKSTLTPNVIGGIGSFSGAFRLPSGYQKPTLLAATDGVGTKLRLAIDSNRLETIGQDLVAMCVNDLICNFATPMFFLDYYASAKLDVDSAKKVVKGISDGCIIAKCALIGGETAEMPSMYDGKDFDLAGFAVGIAEEDEIDRTKFVKNGDILVALPSSGLHSNGYSLARAVVSKMGLNLNDKFEDKTLIETLLEPTRIYVDDFLNLKDKISALAHITGGGIVENLPRVFPSGLGAKIERSSIKTPEIFKLLAKNVSVSEMDRTFNCGVGMILVVPKNNVTNVLANCNGYVIGEVTQGDSVRLI